From Canis lupus dingo isolate Sandy chromosome 24, ASM325472v2, whole genome shotgun sequence, a single genomic window includes:
- the DEFB119 gene encoding beta-defensin 119 isoform X2 produces the protein MKFFLFFVILLAMEPVISGKHHILRCMGNTGICRPSCRKTEQPYLYCLNYQSCCLQSYMRISISGREEKDDWSQQNRWPKIS, from the exons ATgaagtttttcctcttttttgtcaTCCTTCTGGCCATGGAACCAGTGATATCAG GCAAACATCACATCCTTCGATGCATGGGAAACACCGGAATCTGTAGACCCTCTTGCAGAAAGACTGAACAGCCCTACCTCTACTGCCTAAATTATCAGTCATGCTGCCTCCAGTCCTACATGAGGATAAGTATTTCtggcagagaggagaaagatgaTTGGAGTCAACAGAACCGCTGGCCAAAAATATCTTGA
- the DEFB119 gene encoding beta-defensin 119 isoform X1 has translation MKFFLFFVILLAMEPVISEECWMNGKCRLVCKSDEDSVVRCENRKRCCVPSRYLTVQPMTVERIEPETVPHTPKPVKHKHRPDSKQNRNVHGR, from the exons ATgaagtttttcctcttttttgtcaTCCTTCTGGCCATGGAACCAGTGATATCAG AAGAGTGTTGGATGAATGGAAAATGCCGGTTGGTGTGCAAAAGTGATGAAGACAGTGTCGTACGCTGCGAAAATCGTAAACGGTGCTGTGTCCCTAGTCGCTACTTAACGGTCCAGCCAATGACTGTTGAAAGAATAGAACCTGAGACCGTTCCTCACACACCCAAACCTGTGAAACATAAGCACAGACCTGACAGTAAACAGAACAGAAATGTACATGGTAGATAG